In the genome of Candidatus Methylomirabilota bacterium, one region contains:
- a CDS encoding cation-translocating P-type ATPase has protein sequence MGPPESRRGFDPVLWHTLPRETVFAHLESTPTGLTEVEAVQRLAEYGPNELQAASRISPWTILFEQFKNVLIVLLLTATALSAFLGHGIEAIAIAVIVLFAVLLGFVQEYRAERATEALRQMTAPTATALRDRKEVEIPARALVPGDVVLLRAGDKIPADVRLIEAVNLHIEEAALTGESVPVQKCAAPLTSGELALGDRMNMAYVGTAATYGRARAVVVATGMNTEFGKIARMLQAVETGRTPLQDSLDRIGHALAWVAFVVVAAIVAIGLYRGQPFIEMLIFGIALAVAVVPEALPAVVTISLAIGVQRMVKRHALMRRLPAVETLGSTSVICSDKTGTLTKDEMTVCTIFVAGKMLDVSGAGYEPHGRFSRDGLAIEPSSPLTLLLRAAALASDAHIVHSEANGRWHVKGDPTEGALVVAAAKAGLNKADLESEYPRVNEIPFTSETKRMTTLHSESGGVVAYAKGAPEIILDSCVRQVTADGKIALGAESREMILGTARRMASEALRVLAVAFKPSATLENAEHDMTFLGLVGMIDPPRPEAKAAIETCEQAGIKPVMITGDHPLTAKAIARELGLLKTGRIVTGAELEAMSEAEFELEVENIDVYARVSPAHKLRVVTALQKKGHVVAMTGDGVNDAPALRKADIGIAMGITGTDVTKEAAAMTLTDDNFASIVAAVEEGRGIFGNIKKYLMYLLSCNMGEIVLMAGATLFGLPLPLTAVQILYVNLATDGLPALALAVDPSEPDLMRRKPRNPRGGIFTRPVITVMIVGGLWSAAVNVGLFVWALNSDRSIEQAMTMIFVSLVLIESCKAYNFRSDRHSVLNQPFANRWLNLATVWGLAALAVIVYVPFLHKPFSTFSLSLVDWAIVVVLASTISPVLESAKWMALRGWFGEMD, from the coding sequence ATGGGCCCTCCTGAATCCCGACGGGGGTTCGATCCTGTCCTCTGGCACACCCTCCCCAGGGAAACTGTCTTCGCTCACCTGGAATCCACACCCACCGGTCTGACAGAGGTTGAAGCGGTCCAACGGTTAGCGGAATATGGGCCGAATGAACTGCAAGCCGCCAGCCGCATCTCGCCGTGGACGATTCTTTTTGAGCAGTTCAAGAACGTGTTGATCGTCCTTCTGCTCACGGCGACGGCGCTCTCCGCCTTCCTTGGACACGGGATTGAAGCCATCGCCATTGCCGTCATTGTGCTGTTTGCCGTGCTCTTGGGTTTTGTCCAGGAATACCGGGCCGAACGCGCGACCGAGGCATTGCGCCAGATGACCGCGCCGACAGCAACCGCCCTCCGCGACAGGAAGGAAGTTGAAATCCCGGCGCGTGCCCTCGTGCCGGGTGATGTCGTCCTGTTGCGAGCAGGCGACAAAATCCCCGCCGATGTCAGATTGATTGAGGCCGTTAATTTGCATATTGAAGAAGCTGCGCTGACGGGCGAATCGGTTCCGGTGCAAAAATGCGCCGCGCCTCTCACGAGCGGTGAATTGGCCTTAGGCGACCGTATGAATATGGCCTACGTCGGGACCGCCGCGACCTATGGCCGGGCGCGCGCGGTTGTTGTTGCGACAGGCATGAATACGGAGTTCGGCAAGATTGCTCGGATGCTCCAGGCGGTCGAAACCGGCAGGACCCCGTTACAGGACAGCTTGGATAGGATCGGTCACGCGCTGGCGTGGGTCGCCTTCGTAGTCGTCGCAGCCATTGTCGCCATCGGCCTGTATCGTGGGCAACCCTTCATTGAGATGTTGATTTTCGGTATTGCGCTGGCGGTTGCCGTTGTCCCGGAGGCCCTCCCTGCTGTGGTCACGATCTCACTCGCGATCGGCGTGCAGCGGATGGTCAAGCGTCATGCGCTGATGCGCCGTCTCCCGGCAGTCGAAACGCTCGGCAGCACGTCGGTGATCTGCTCCGACAAGACCGGCACACTGACGAAAGACGAGATGACGGTCTGTACGATCTTTGTGGCCGGGAAGATGCTGGACGTTTCCGGGGCAGGCTATGAGCCGCACGGCCGGTTCTCGCGCGATGGCCTCGCCATTGAACCCTCCAGCCCGCTGACACTGCTCTTGCGCGCCGCTGCGCTTGCCTCCGACGCGCATATCGTTCACAGCGAGGCCAATGGCCGCTGGCACGTCAAAGGCGACCCGACGGAGGGCGCATTGGTTGTTGCTGCCGCCAAAGCCGGGTTGAATAAGGCCGACCTTGAGTCAGAATACCCCCGCGTGAACGAAATCCCCTTCACCTCCGAAACCAAACGCATGACCACTTTGCACAGCGAGTCAGGAGGCGTTGTAGCTTACGCCAAAGGCGCGCCGGAAATTATTCTTGATTCGTGTGTTCGGCAAGTGACGGCAGATGGGAAAATAGCCCTCGGCGCCGAGAGCCGGGAGATGATCTTGGGAACAGCCCGCCGGATGGCAAGCGAGGCATTGCGGGTTCTCGCGGTGGCTTTCAAACCAAGCGCGACACTGGAAAACGCCGAACACGACATGACATTTCTAGGCTTGGTAGGCATGATTGATCCGCCGCGCCCTGAGGCGAAGGCCGCAATTGAAACGTGCGAACAGGCCGGGATTAAGCCGGTCATGATCACCGGCGACCACCCGCTGACCGCCAAAGCGATAGCGCGCGAATTGGGATTACTCAAGACAGGCCGCATTGTGACCGGCGCAGAACTGGAGGCGATGAGCGAGGCCGAGTTTGAGCTCGAGGTCGAGAACATCGACGTCTATGCTCGCGTATCCCCGGCGCATAAGCTGCGCGTAGTCACCGCCCTGCAAAAGAAAGGTCACGTTGTTGCGATGACGGGCGACGGAGTCAATGACGCGCCCGCGCTCAGGAAGGCCGACATCGGCATCGCGATGGGCATCACCGGTACGGACGTGACCAAAGAGGCCGCCGCCATGACGCTCACTGACGACAACTTTGCTTCCATTGTTGCGGCCGTGGAAGAGGGTCGGGGCATCTTCGGTAACATCAAAAAGTATCTGATGTACCTGCTGTCATGTAACATGGGTGAAATCGTCTTGATGGCCGGAGCAACATTGTTCGGCCTGCCCCTACCGTTGACGGCCGTACAGATCCTGTATGTCAATCTTGCTACCGATGGCTTGCCCGCCTTGGCGTTGGCCGTAGACCCGTCCGAACCAGACTTGATGCGCCGCAAGCCGCGAAACCCACGCGGCGGCATCTTCACCCGGCCTGTTATTACTGTGATGATAGTGGGCGGATTGTGGTCGGCGGCCGTCAACGTGGGTCTTTTTGTATGGGCGTTGAACTCCGATCGGAGCATCGAACAGGCCATGACAATGATTTTTGTTTCACTGGTGTTGATTGAGAGCTGCAAGGCCTATAACTTCCGCTCTGACCGCCATTCAGTGTTGAATCAGCCCTTTGCCAATAGGTGGTTGAATCTGGCGACGGTATGGGGATTAGCGGCGTTAGCTGTTATTGTCTATGTGCCGTTTCTGCACAAGCCATTCAGCACGTTCAGCCTGTCGCTCGTGGATTGGGCTATCGTCGTCGTGTTGGCTTCTACGATTTCGCCTGTGCTAGAATCGGCCAAGTGGATGGCACTGCGCGGATGGTTCGGGGAAATGGATTAG
- a CDS encoding formate/nitrite transporter family protein, giving the protein MDKELHFGDAYPPREIARKVEGLGVAKARTDSLTLLMLAVLAGAFISLGALFFIVVMTKSALGFGMMRLFGGLSFSLGLILVVVGGAELFTGNNLIAMAWASRLIGTREVMRNWFLAYLGNVGGCLATVLLVVWADIADLGGGAVGETAITIARTKAELSVIEAFARGVLCNALVCLAVWLAMGGRSVADKIFAILFPITAFVAMGFEHSIANWFFLPFGIALDGEGGVSVVKAARNLVVVTAGNVVGGTLLVAGVYWVAYLRGEPRPNDGPS; this is encoded by the coding sequence ATGGATAAAGAACTGCACTTCGGTGACGCCTATCCGCCGCGCGAGATTGCGCGGAAGGTCGAGGGTCTCGGTGTGGCGAAGGCGCGCACCGATTCACTCACGCTGCTCATGCTGGCTGTGCTGGCCGGCGCCTTCATCTCGTTGGGGGCGCTCTTTTTCATCGTCGTAATGACTAAATCCGCCCTTGGCTTCGGCATGATGCGGTTGTTCGGCGGCTTAAGCTTCAGTCTTGGACTGATCCTCGTCGTTGTGGGGGGCGCCGAGCTGTTCACCGGGAATAACCTCATCGCCATGGCCTGGGCGAGCAGACTGATCGGTACCCGCGAGGTCATGCGTAACTGGTTTCTGGCCTATCTGGGCAATGTGGGCGGTTGCCTGGCTACGGTGCTGCTCGTCGTGTGGGCCGACATTGCCGATCTTGGCGGAGGCGCTGTCGGCGAGACGGCTATCACTATCGCTCGCACGAAGGCCGAACTTTCAGTGATCGAGGCCTTCGCGCGCGGGGTTCTGTGCAACGCGCTGGTGTGTCTGGCGGTATGGCTCGCAATGGGCGGGCGCAGCGTGGCCGACAAGATTTTTGCGATTCTCTTTCCCATTACCGCATTCGTAGCGATGGGCTTCGAGCACTCGATCGCCAACTGGTTCTTCCTGCCCTTCGGAATCGCCTTGGATGGGGAGGGCGGGGTGTCGGTCGTCAAGGCCGCGAGAAACCTGGTCGTTGTGACCGCCGGCAACGTGGTCGGCGGAACCCTGCTGGTCGCCGGCGTCTATTGGGTGGCCTACTTACGAGGCGAGCCTCGGCCGAACGATGGGCCCTCCTGA
- a CDS encoding type II toxin-antitoxin system VapC family toxin yields the protein MNVVDSSAWLEYFANGSNASFFARAIERTEELLVPSLVLYEVFKRVLQQRDEGQALQAVAMMQQGTVVDLDAGLALLAARISLERKLPMADSIILATARAYGATVWTQDADFKGLPGIQYRGHKP from the coding sequence ATGAATGTCGTCGACTCGAGTGCGTGGCTGGAGTATTTCGCGAATGGTTCGAACGCTTCGTTCTTCGCGCGGGCCATCGAACGGACGGAGGAGTTGCTGGTTCCATCGCTGGTGCTCTACGAGGTGTTTAAACGAGTTCTCCAGCAACGAGATGAGGGCCAGGCGCTCCAGGCGGTGGCGATGATGCAACAGGGTACCGTGGTTGATCTCGACGCTGGGCTCGCGCTACTGGCCGCTCGCATCAGCCTTGAGCGCAAGCTGCCGATGGCTGACAGCATCATTCTTGCCACAGCCCGAGCCTACGGGGCAACGGTGTGGACACAGGATGCGGATTTTAAGGGGCTGCCCGGCATCCAGTATCGGGGCCACAAGCCTTAA
- a CDS encoding AbrB/MazE/SpoVT family DNA-binding domain-containing protein, translating into METVTISPKFQVVIPKQIREKLGLSPGQKVQAVLYGDRIELIPVRSIKEMRGFLKGIATTVERETDRP; encoded by the coding sequence ATGGAGACGGTGACGATTTCGCCCAAATTCCAGGTCGTCATTCCAAAGCAGATTCGGGAAAAGCTAGGCCTGTCGCCCGGTCAGAAGGTGCAGGCGGTTCTGTACGGGGATCGCATCGAGCTCATCCCTGTACGCTCGATCAAGGAAATGCGGGGATTCCTTAAGGGCATCGCCACGACGGTCGAGCGTGAGACGGACCGTCCATGA